Proteins encoded within one genomic window of Camelina sativa cultivar DH55 chromosome 19, Cs, whole genome shotgun sequence:
- the LOC104768231 gene encoding uncharacterized protein LOC104768231, which translates to MAAHDSSSRSSTDQYDNPYFLHSSDHASMALISDRLSTGSEFHSWRRYKPSDGHRDYGSWSHCNDMVSTWLMSYVSKKIGQSILFIPTAKGVWKNIISRFKQDDAPRIFEIEQRLSNLQQGSMDISAYYTELVTLWEEYCNYVELPDERTTTIKPTSKNDGVIFQASHTATPMEEVSYNPFAGQSDNEVYAAVQNTFRPRSSRPLCTHYGMTGHVVQKCYKLHGYPPGYIPGYKITYQSSQRPQSYPSQSFQPRGQFPPQQQSHAVANVTTGSTSTAEGMPYLPPPASSVVNLDVSQITPEQAQSLIQQLSVRAKSSETPAPSSFAVSITAHGIMAEESSSGTIIFPDTFPSTSLCFEHNTLTFQHQCLSSLSTKLPHGSWIIDTGATSHVCSDLTMLNETMDVSGVTVSLPDDTWVAIAHCGTVHLSSSLILHDVLHVPSFKFNLIYVTLLQRNNMSAHFFFDSCYIHEFIQDLTIGRGVLLHNLYIFKPAASSDISHFVGSLRVDGTLWHQRLGHPSSDKLKSLSGILQLSKSSFDNESICPICLLAKQKRLSFESHNHRSSSPFDLVHLDVWGPFST; encoded by the exons ATGGCGGCGCATGATAGTTCATCGCGTTCTTCTACTGATCAGTATGACAATCCTTATTTTCTTCATAGCTCGGATCATGCTAGTATGGCTTTGATCTCTGATAGGTTGAGTACTGGTTCAGAGTTTCATTCATGGCGTAGATAT AAACCATCTGATGGTCATCGTGATTATGGATCTTGGTCGCATTGTAACGACATGGTTTCTACTTGGTTGATGAGCTATGTATCCAAGAAGATTGGCCAGAGTATCTTATTCATTCCCACCGCAAAGGGTGTGTGGAAGAATATTATATCTCGTTTTAAGCAGGATGATGCTCCTCGCATTTTTGAGATTGAACAACGATTAAGCAATCTGCAACAAGGCTCCATGGATATCAGTGCTTACTACACTGAGCTTGTTACACTATGGGAGGAATATTGTAACTATGTAGAGCTTCCT GATGAAAGAACCACTACTATCAAGCCTACTTCCAAGAATGATGGTGTCATTTTTCAGGCTTCTCATACTGCTACACCTATGGAGGAGGTATCTTATAATCCGTTTGCTGGTCAATCTGATAACGAAGTTTATGCTGCGGTTCAGAATACTTTTAGGCCAAGGTCTTCACGACCGTTATGTACTCACTATGGCATGACTGGTCATGTAGTCCAGAAGTGTTATAAACTTCATGGTTATCCTCCAGGATATATACCTGGCTATAAGATCACTTATCAGTCTTCCCAGCGACCACAGAGTTATCCTTCTCAGTCCTTTCAACCAAGAGGACAGTTTCCTCCTCAACAACAGTCTCATGCGGTTGCCAATGTTACTACTGGTTCTACTTCTACTGCGGAGGGTATGCCATACTTACCTCCACCTGCTTCGAGTGTAGTTAATCTCGATGTTAGTCAGATTACTCCAGAACAAGCTCAATCTTTGATTCAACAACTCTCTGTTCGTGCTAAGTCTTCAGAGACTCCGGCCCCTTCCTCATTTGCTGTGTCTATCACTGCACATGGTATTATGGCTGAGGAGTCTTCTTCGGGTACAATCATTTTCCCTGACACTTTTCCTTCTACTTCTCTTTGTTTCGAACATAATACTCTCACTTTTCAACATCAATGCTTATCTTCTCTTTCTACTAAACTTCCTCATGGTAGTTGGATAATAGACACTGGAGCTACTAGTCATGTTTGTTCGGATCTTACAATGTTGAATGAGACTATGGATGTTTCAGGGGTGACAGTCTCTCTACCTGATGACACCTGGGTGGCTATTGCACATTGTGGCACTGTGCATTTGTCATCTTCCCTCATACTGCATGATGTTCTTCATGTTCCTTCTTTTAAGTTTAATCTCATTTATGTTACACTCTTACAACGAAACAACATGTCTGctcatttcttttttgattCATGTTATATACATGAGTTTATTCAAGACTTGACGATTGGTAGAGGTGTTCTTCTGCATaatctttacattttcaaaCCTGCTGCATCTTCCGACATTTCACATTTTGTTGGATCCTTGCGAGTTGATGGCACTCTCTGGCACCAACGCCTTGGACACCCATCTTCTGACAAGTTAAAGAGTTTATCTGGTATTTTACAATTGTCTAAGTCTAGTTTCGATAATGAGTCTATATGTCCCATATGTCTTTTAGCTAAGCAGAAACGTCTATCCTTTGAGTCTCATAATCATAGGTCTTCCTCTCCATTTGATCTTGTCCATCTAGATGTTTGGGGTCCATTTTCTACATAG